From Calonectris borealis chromosome 9, bCalBor7.hap1.2, whole genome shotgun sequence, one genomic window encodes:
- the DIPK2A gene encoding divergent protein kinase domain 2A isoform X2: protein MHRWVSGGHLFRDWSCSSDLFYMMCFLPVSLFSIYRKCFLPSWIPGGIKLPFRLKPTMPFNPSASFPSDEGWPFAKYLGACGRMVAVNYVGEELWSYFNAPWEKRVDLAWQLMEIAEQLTNNDFEFALYLLDVSFDNFAVGPRDGKVIIVDAENVLVADKRLIRQNKPENWDVWYESKFDDCDKEACLSFSKEILCARVTVDHNYYAICQNLLSRHATWRGTSGGLLHDPPAEIAKDGRLEALLDECANPKKRYGRFQAAKELREYLAQLSNNVR, encoded by the exons ATGCACAGATGGGTGAGTGGTGGGCACCTCTTCCGTGACTGGTCTTGTAGTTCAGATCTGTTCTACATGATGTGTTTCCTTCCAGTGTCTCTTTTCTCGATTTACCGTAAATGTTTTCTGCCATCATGGATTCCAGGAGGTATAAAGCTTCCATTCAGACTGAAACCCACCATGCCGTTCAACCCAAGTGCG AGTTTTCCATCTGATGAGGGTTGGCCATTCGCAAAGTACTTAGGAGCATGCGGAAGAATGGTGGCTGTCAATTACGTTGGAGAAGAGCTGTGGAGTTACTTTAATGCACCATGGGAGAAACGAGTGGATCTGGCCTGGCAATTAATGGAAATAGCTGAGCAGCTGACAAATAATGACTTTGAATTTGCACTCTACCTCCTTGATGTCAGCTTTGACAACTTTGCAGTTGGACCGAGAGATGGCAAAGTTATCATTGTAGATGCAGAAAACGTTCTGGTAGCAGACAAAAGGTTAATCAGACAGA ATAAACCTGAAAACTGGGATGTATGGTATGAAAGCAAATTTGATGACTGTGATAAAGAAGCTTGTCTGTCCTTCTCGAAAGAGATTCTTTGTGCTCGTGTCACTGTGGACCACAATTATTATGCTATTTGTCAGAACCTTTTATCAAGACATGCCACATGGCGTGGCACTTCTGGAGGACTACTTCATGACCCCCCAGCTGAAATTGCCAAAGATGGCCGACTTGAGGCCTTGCTGGATGAGTGTGCCAACCCAAAGAA